One Glycine max cultivar Williams 82 chromosome 6, Glycine_max_v4.0, whole genome shotgun sequence DNA segment encodes these proteins:
- the LOC100783368 gene encoding WAT1-related protein At4g08290 isoform X2, whose translation MIDVILSQGFTFLGMQYTSASFASAIMNAVPPVTFVLAVILRLERVNVKEVRSLAKLIGTLVTFSGALLMTFTKVLKLSYFSLLSQPTTKMEATLLMRLSGTVFLLLGCVAWSSFFILQVSGRIVTVFIGMLIGCFASQRGGNCGHSSFWACCMGLRLGLQAPWPSLHVSLELSLSHWVSTLWCGAKAKTIQTPRRHHHLQQSTQRHNSFQFPHLISNTDFQRNLCMI comes from the exons ATGATAGACGTCATTTTAA GCCAAGGGTTCACTTTCTTGGGCATGCAATATACGTCGGCTTCATTTGCCTCTGCCATAATGAATGCCGTGCCTCCTGTCACTTTTGTGCTAGCCGTAATTCTAAG GTTAGAGCGTGTGAATGTAAAAGAGGTGCGGAGCCTAGCAAAGCTGATTGGGACGTTGGTAACCTTTTCAGGTGCTTTGTTAATGACATTTACAAAGGTCCTCAAATTAAGCTATTTTTCTCTCCTGTCACAACCCACCACCAAGATGGAAGCCACTCTCCTGATGAGGCTCTCAGGGACTGTCTTTCTCCTCCTCGGTTGTGTCGCTTGGTCATCTTTCTTCATTTTACAG GTATCCGGCAGAATTGTGACTGTCTTCATTGGTATGCTTATCGGGTGCTTTGCAAGCCAGCGTGGTGGCAATTGTGGCCACTCGTCATTCTGGGCTTGTTGCATGGGCCTTAGGTTGGGACTTCAGGCTCCATGGCCCTCTCTACACG TATCATTGGAGCTGTCATTATCGCATTGGGTCAGTACTCTGTGGTGTGGGGCAAAGGCAAAGACTATTCAAACCCCACGGCGCCATCATCACCTACAACAAAGCACACAGAGACACAACAGCTTccaatttcctcatctgatatCTAACACAGATTTCCAAAGGAATTTATGCATG atataa
- the LOC100783368 gene encoding WAT1-related protein At1g11450 isoform X1, with amino-acid sequence MIDVILSQGFTFLGMQYTSASFASAIMNAVPPVTFVLAVILRLERVNVKEVRSLAKLIGTLVTFSGALLMTFTKVLKLSYFSLLSQPTTKMEATLLMRLSGTVFLLLGCVAWSSFFILQVSGRIVTVFIGMLIGCFASQRGGNCGHSSFWACCMGLRLGLQAPWPSLHVSLELSLSHWVSTLWCGAKAKTIQTPRRHHHLQQSTQRHNSFQFPHLISNTDFQRNLCMVHFCFCCLINLQ; translated from the exons ATGATAGACGTCATTTTAA GCCAAGGGTTCACTTTCTTGGGCATGCAATATACGTCGGCTTCATTTGCCTCTGCCATAATGAATGCCGTGCCTCCTGTCACTTTTGTGCTAGCCGTAATTCTAAG GTTAGAGCGTGTGAATGTAAAAGAGGTGCGGAGCCTAGCAAAGCTGATTGGGACGTTGGTAACCTTTTCAGGTGCTTTGTTAATGACATTTACAAAGGTCCTCAAATTAAGCTATTTTTCTCTCCTGTCACAACCCACCACCAAGATGGAAGCCACTCTCCTGATGAGGCTCTCAGGGACTGTCTTTCTCCTCCTCGGTTGTGTCGCTTGGTCATCTTTCTTCATTTTACAG GTATCCGGCAGAATTGTGACTGTCTTCATTGGTATGCTTATCGGGTGCTTTGCAAGCCAGCGTGGTGGCAATTGTGGCCACTCGTCATTCTGGGCTTGTTGCATGGGCCTTAGGTTGGGACTTCAGGCTCCATGGCCCTCTCTACACG TATCATTGGAGCTGTCATTATCGCATTGGGTCAGTACTCTGTGGTGTGGGGCAAAGGCAAAGACTATTCAAACCCCACGGCGCCATCATCACCTACAACAAAGCACACAGAGACACAACAGCTTccaatttcctcatctgatatCTAACACAGATTTCCAAAGGAATTTATGCATGGTGCACTTCTGCTTCTGCTGCCTCATAAATCTGCAATAG
- the LOC100783368 gene encoding WAT1-related protein At1g11450 isoform X3 — protein MQYTSASFASAIMNAVPPVTFVLAVILRLERVNVKEVRSLAKLIGTLVTFSGALLMTFTKVLKLSYFSLLSQPTTKMEATLLMRLSGTVFLLLGCVAWSSFFILQVSGRIVTVFIGMLIGCFASQRGGNCGHSSFWACCMGLRLGLQAPWPSLHVSLELSLSHWVSTLWCGAKAKTIQTPRRHHHLQQSTQRHNSFQFPHLISNTDFQRNLCMVHFCFCCLINLQ, from the exons ATGCAATATACGTCGGCTTCATTTGCCTCTGCCATAATGAATGCCGTGCCTCCTGTCACTTTTGTGCTAGCCGTAATTCTAAG GTTAGAGCGTGTGAATGTAAAAGAGGTGCGGAGCCTAGCAAAGCTGATTGGGACGTTGGTAACCTTTTCAGGTGCTTTGTTAATGACATTTACAAAGGTCCTCAAATTAAGCTATTTTTCTCTCCTGTCACAACCCACCACCAAGATGGAAGCCACTCTCCTGATGAGGCTCTCAGGGACTGTCTTTCTCCTCCTCGGTTGTGTCGCTTGGTCATCTTTCTTCATTTTACAG GTATCCGGCAGAATTGTGACTGTCTTCATTGGTATGCTTATCGGGTGCTTTGCAAGCCAGCGTGGTGGCAATTGTGGCCACTCGTCATTCTGGGCTTGTTGCATGGGCCTTAGGTTGGGACTTCAGGCTCCATGGCCCTCTCTACACG TATCATTGGAGCTGTCATTATCGCATTGGGTCAGTACTCTGTGGTGTGGGGCAAAGGCAAAGACTATTCAAACCCCACGGCGCCATCATCACCTACAACAAAGCACACAGAGACACAACAGCTTccaatttcctcatctgatatCTAACACAGATTTCCAAAGGAATTTATGCATGGTGCACTTCTGCTTCTGCTGCCTCATAAATCTGCAATAG